The Tolypothrix sp. PCC 7712 region TCAACTCCAACACAGCTTGACCATAATCTAACGCCTCCTGTGTGTTTTCCTGTGACGTATTCGCCAATGACGAGGGCAGTTTATTTTTCTGGCGCAGCCGTGCGATTAACTCGTTACTTTTTTCTAATGCTGCTTCTCCCAGCTTTTCGCCTGTTTTTTCTAAAGCCTTAGTTAAAACTATAGTAGCGATCGCAGTTCCTACGGCTGTTAAGGTTACTGGTTCCATAACTTAAGAATAATAATACGAGATTATACTGATTTTTCCTCAGCATAACAGTTTCTCAACAGAGAAAAAGCGTTGCTTGATTTTTGCAGCATGGCTGACTTACAAGCTTGGTTGGAAGCAGTGGAAGATTAATTTGCCACTAAATTAACTAACTTTTTACACCTTCAATCACCATCACTAACCGAGTAATAGGCGACTCTCCAGGTAACAAGTGAGTATCCCGCCAATATTGCTGACGGTCTCTGAGATACTTATACATTTCCTCCCGTTCTGAGAGCAACTTTTTAGCAGAGGCACTATTTGGGTCAATTTCAGCTAACCGCTTATTAATTATATCCAGCCGTTTTTGACTCCACTGTTTCAGTCGCTGTTCTTCTTGCTGCAATAGGGGTTTGATTTTTTCTTGTCGTTGTTTTTCCAAATTTTGTAAATATGTCAAACTTGCTTCCACCGCAGCAGTAATAAATATTTCTCCTGCTGCAAGCTGCACTGGAGTTTGGGTATTTGCTAGCTTTTCAAACCCTGCATCAGCTAAAGTCTCTTGTAAGGGCGCAATTTCACATTTTCCCCCGCGATGGATGCGAACTGCATGGGCATCTACTACCAAAGGCGTACCAGCTTTTGATGGAACTTGTCCAATAAAACAAAATGCCAGTTCCCCTGCTTCCAGTTCCTGGGAAATCACAACAGGAGCTTCTCCTCGCGCAAATTGCATTAATAACCTTTCCACCAACCATTGCATAATGGGGTGAGTCTCGCTACACAAAAGTTCTTTCGACCAATAACCAGAAGTATTACGAGCAGCAGTAATTGCCAACTTTACCCGTTCGACATCATCTGTTAGCCGAAACTGATCGTGTTCCTGCCAAGCTTCTTGAGGAATTGCCGTTGCCCCGAAAATAATATCATTTGCCTGGGAAGACTGACCCAAACGCCGTTTCAAATCATCAGGTGCAGTTAGCGTCATCATCCGTCCTTCAACTTCAATGGGCAGATAGTCTCTATTTGATTCGCGTAATAATTTATACGCTTCTTGTAAAAACTCGAAATCTTTATAGAAGCGAATGCGGTTAGTTTGGAGAGTAAGCGAACAATTATTACTGAGTTTTTTATCTTCTTTTCCCCCTTCTGCTTTTCCTCCACCTAGCAAAAAAGCCAGCAGGTCATCATCATCCTTAGTATTACCAACTGAGATAATAGATTCTAATTCGCCAGCTTCATCCGAAACTGATTGATTTTGTACTACCTGTAGTTCCAAAATATTGCGATCGCCTTTCAACAATCCTTGTTCAGCAATATACTCTGCTTCTTTTTCTGGATCGTACAGTTTTAGCAGACTCTCCCCAGAACGGGTACTGCGGTTAATTTCCTCAACTTTATTAATTAACCGTTCAAAAATTGCCGAGTCCCCCTTAAGTAAACCAGTTTTTGTCTCCACCATCAAATACCGAATGATGGGCGATTGAGTTTGCCCAATGCGATCGACCCGCCCGTTGCGTTGAATCAGTGTAATAATCGACCAAGGTAAATCGTAGTGGATGACATGGTGACATTGGTGATGTAAGTTAATCCCCTCTGATGCTACATCGGTAGCGATCATCATCCGCACAGGTGAGGTTTTTGTGCCAAATGCCTCCACTGCCGCCATCAAATGTACATCGGGACAAGCTCCACTAATTGAAGCGATCGCCTGCTTTGCCTGGTCTTCAAACCTTTCGCTGTGTTTAAGTTTGAATTCCTTAGCAACAGCTTCTGCTAGTGCTTTTTGTGTCTCAATATATTCCGTAAAAACTAAGATACGCAGGCTACTATCCTGACCATTCCAGCCAACTTTACGCAATTGCTCAAGTAAAAGTTTGAACCGTGATGAATCTTCAAGGGAAAGTTGCTTCAAGTTTTCTTCCAGCCTTTTTAAATATGGAAGCTCTGGACTTTTAGAGTTTTCTGCCTGGATTTTTTTAACTCGTTTTGCAACTGTACTCCGACAAGATTCTGGACTAGAAAGAAACTGTTTATACAATCCATACTGAATTAAACGCTGGTTTCGCCAATCAGAATATTGCCCTGCTTCCTTCGCTATTTGAGCTGCTTGTCGAAGTTCTCCCAAAATACTGTAAGCCGCTTCCTCTCCATCGGTCGCTTGTATCGCAGTTTCCCCAATTGGCACAACCACTCGGTCAGTAAGTTCCTGTCCAATTTGGCTGCGGACATCTTCCTTAAACCGCATTAAATAAAAACCGCGAATATCTTCTGCATCATACTCGCGGTGACGGGGGTCGGGAATTGCAGAAGGGTCAAGTAAAGAAATTAAACGCCCAAAGGTTTCTCGCTTGCCATTGTGGGGAGTTGCGGTTGTCAACAACATTGTATCCGCCCGTCTTGACAGCAATCTTGCCAACCGATGCGCCTGATGGTTTTCGGGAACGCTAGCGCCAGCAACGTTGTGCGCTTCATCAATGACCACCACATCCCAATGGGCGGACTCCAAAAAGTGGCGATAACGTCCCGCATCTTTGAGAGTATCAATGCTAATTATGACCCGATGGTAAATTTCAAAAGGATTTTTATTCGTGGGAATACGCAACCTTAACTTAGCAATACCCTGGGAATCCAAACGCACAAGAGGAATCGAAAAACGGTTCCAAAGCTCTGCTTGGAACTGAGTCAACATCGATTTTTTCGATAAAACCAAAATGCGATCGCCTCGTCCCCGGCGCATTAATTCGGTTAAAATCATGCCGACCTGGATTGTTTTCCCCAAACCAACAGCATCAGCAAGTAATAATCGAGGACGAAGTTGTTCCAATGCACGTCGTACAGATGTTACCTGAAAGGACATCGGGTCAAATGCACCTAAACCGACCAAATCAGGTTCCTCACCAGCTGCTGGCATCTGTCTCAATTGGGCTTCCAGGAATAGTTTTGCACGACGAAAACCATTTGAATTATCTGCAACCAGCTTAGTTTTGCGCGGATTAACTGCCTCAATTCGATCTAGCTGCGTCAAAAAAATCGACTGATGTCCTCGAACCAAATCATCAACCCCAACGACATGTACTGCATATTCCGTGCCAGCATCGTTAGACGCTTCAACGCGCTGCACAAGCCATTCCGCATCACGACACAGTATTCGCATTCCGGGGGCAAGGGTAAGGACACTGGGCATCGGGTATGAGTCCTGAATATTAGGCAAAACTCATTAATTATACTAGGCGTAGAATCAAGATTAAATATTTTCCAGCCTTCTTTATATGCAAACTTTCTAAGACATAAAAAGAACCTAAAATTCCGGCACGAACAACTCTTTTCTTGCCCCCGCATAATGCTCGTAAATCATCTTGGCACTCGTACCGACTAACTTGGCGATGTCCTTGGCATCCAACATCCTCATTCCCCCATCGGGCATCAAAATTGGTGTTTCCAGTGCTGCGGTAATAAAGGTATGTCTGGTTTGATACAAATTACGGTATTCAATATTACTATCCAATCTTTTCAATACCGAATTCCATGCCCTGTTGTTGAGATTATGGGTATCAATCCATCCTCCTTTCGGTGCTGGAAACACTTTGTCTTCCCCCGTCACACCTTCTGGCTTAATGGATTGTAACAGCCCTGCCAACTTCGGATTTATGGGAAAAGACCGCTTTTTCTGCGTTTTTAACCCCTTTTTACAAACCAAGCCATTTTCTGACTCCACCACAGCCTGCTCAAAGCGAATTGTCCGAAAATCATCTGTGATATGTTTCCACTGCAAAGCCACCGCTTCGGATGGTCTACAGCCAGTCATAAACAGGAATTCAATGAAAGGGGCATAGTATTTGTAATGGCGATCGCTCTTAAAAGTCTGAATGATTTTATCCCGTTCTGCCAAGGAAAAAGGGTCAATATCCGTATCCTCCGACTCACCTTTGGGAACCCGAATATCGGCAGCCATCCCCACAAACGGATTATTGGTAATTAGTTGAGATTTCACAGCCCAATTGCAACAGGCATTTATTTGCGTCAAAATACGTTTTGCAGAATTGGCCGTTTTATTCGCCACCAACCAGTCTCTAATTGCAACTGCATCGTCAATAGACTTCTTTGGCAGGTACAAATTAAGACAACGGTCAACTTTCTGATAATCCTTTGCCAGGGTACTTGGAGAAGCATTTGGTCGCTTAAATTCTACATATTTCTCCCACAACTGGGGAAGGGTTGGTTGGGACTTTTGCGATGGTGTACCTGCTTGAGCCTTACGGACAGAACCTTCGGGGGTATATTTGCTTAAATCCTTGGGTCAAACCGCTCGCACAAAATATCTTTTTCGATTTCTGAGGCTTTGAGTTGGGCTAGCTTCCAATGTTGTGGTGTGTCAGGATAGCCCGTGGAAATATAATGACGCTTGCCAGCAAAATGGAAGCGCAGCTGAATGCGTCCATTGGAAAGAATGGCTGTGACAGAACCCTTGGAAGCCCTGCCAGTTGGGGTTTTCGTTTTCATGGGGTATCTGGTGTAAGCTACATTCTAGTCTACACAAGGATTACACCATCTTTACACCATTTTTTTCGCTAAATTGACCTAAACATACCCAATAATTTGATTACAGCTTTTTTTACTAAACCTCCAAAACCCTTGCTCTGTGGGAGAAATCTAGATTTTGGAGTAATGCCAGGAACCAGACTTGAACTGGTGACACGAGGATTTTCAGTCCGAGGACTATTTAGTATCTGCAAGGGTTTTGAGTAATAAAACCTTTATTACACCCAATTTACACCCAATTTCTCCTACTATTGGTCTGTGCTTGTCTGGTTTTAATCGGGTTCTTAACGATTTCGATCAGGCTGGAAAGCCTAAGATTTTCAATATAAAGATAATTCTTGACTAATTCTATATGAAGCAAGGCTATATTCCCTGATAGACTTCAGCCTGTGGCTACTCGAACAAAGTCTGCTTACGCTTCGCAATGGCTTTGCTAAATGCAAGCTAGTTAGACGTATCTTGATCAAGAACCGATATTAGAAGGTGAATTCCTAACCTTGTCTTCTTCGCTAGATAAATTTATATCGAAATTTTGTCAGGGAGAAGAATAGCATAATTTAGCTCAACTGCTTGAAAACTCCACCGACCTAGCTAATAGAGTCTGTAGTTGCCTAAATACCCAACTACTTTACACTTCTTTACAATATTAGCCAAAAAATCCATTAATAATTGACCCCGTATAAGCTGAGTTAGTGTACAAAAAGCTCCAAATTGCAACGTTAATTGCCATTGTGAGCATGATTATTCATCTAATATGGAGACAAAAATTCTTCTTATATGGGCAATTCCAAACCTCAAGACTATCAGTTTGTTACTAAGCAGGTAATGTCTGAAGTAACTGGTTTATCAAGTAACACTTTGAAGAAATATAGACTTCAGGGAAAATTGCAGAGGGATATTCATTGGATCACCCTTAACTCAAGAGTTGTGAGATATAACATTACCCTTGTGTTGGATTGGGTACAGAACCACATTAGTAATCCTAAAGCCCACTTGAGAGCCATTGAAAATTATTTGGCTGACTTACCTTCTAACCAACCAAAAAGAAGACGCAATAGTTCTAAGCAGAGATGATTGAGTCTCTAAAACAATTCTGCTGCTCCGAGGAACCGAGATAATTATTCGGATAAGCAACGCCAGAAATTCTTCTCACGATCCTCAATAAGGACGTAAAAATACTTGCTACTCAAGTAGATATTGACTACCTGTTCTGTTTGCACAAAAAAAGCCATTAGTCAGCAATCATTGCTCTACTTATGGCTCTCGTAAAATTTTTTTCTAAAGTATGAGTATAGCAAATAATGAAGATTTTAGGAACAAGGTTGTTCCTAATTTATCTATGTCCTCTTCATCCGAAGCAACTTCATCCTATATATGTGCTAGGCATTTAGAAGAGTGGGTGAATGGCAGCGGAGTCTCAGAAGAAATTACCCGCCTCAATGTTAAAACACTCGAAGATAATGAGGAAATAGCACAGCATTTAGACTGGAAAAAATATAAGCACACTGCTGGTTGGTGGTGTAGTGGCATCAATCCCAGGAATGGATTACCGATGGGAAAAATGCATGGACAGTTCAAGCCAAATGAACCGTTAAAGTTGGGATCATCAGATAAGTCAAAGCCAGCTAAGTATATCTCCAGCAAAGCTCAACATGATGCTATCTGCTTGGACACAGGAAATCGCAATTATTGGTCAGAAATAATTGGCAATGTTTCTATACCAATTTTTGTCACAGAAGGATGCAAGAAAGCTGGAGCAGGACTTACAAATGGATACCCCACGCTTGCATTATGTGGAGTAGACATGGGATTAGATGATGGCACATTAGTTAGCCATTTAGAACTATTTGCAAACCCAGAAAGAAATATTTACCTATGCTTTGATGCAGATATCGTTCGCAAGACTCCTGTGAGGAAAGCATTAATCCGATTAGCTAACGTGCTATGCCAGCAGAAATGTATAGTTCGCGTAGTTATTTGGGAAGAAACTAGAGGTAAGGGAATGGATGATTTTTTGGTGACTAATGGTAAAGCAGCATTTGATGTGGAAATTGCGAAAGCACAAGATATTCATGAATTTAAAAGGCAAACTGTAGGCGATCAAGCTAGCAAATCTCAAAAAGGTAAAAATAATTTGCCAGCGCATTCAGTAGCTGCAGAAATAATTGCTTCTCAAGTAACGAACTTAAAATTTGACTCCAAAATTAGCCGATGGACGCAATATCAAAATGGTTATTGGAGCATAGCTATCAAAGAATCAGTCCTTCAACGAATAGTTCAGAAACTGAAAGAAATTTATCCTGATATAGGTTTCAGCGCCAGCTATCCAGAGGGAGTCATAAAAATGTTGATACCGGAACTTTTGTTTGATGCGTGGAATGAGCAACCTAAAGATTTACTTCCCTTTAAGAATGGAGTCTTGGATTTGAAGTCAAAACAAATGATGCCTCATTCACCGGATTATTATTTCCGTAGTATTCTCGATCGCGAACATGATGTCTGCGCTACAGATTGGAACGTAATTGAAGAGTGGATGGACTTCGTATTTGACAATAATCATGACCAAAAGCGCTTACTATTATGCTGGTATGCAGCAGTATTAAGGGGGATGTGGAAACTGCACAGATTTGCCTTAATTACTGGGTTAGGGGGAACTGGTAAATCTACAGCTATGAAACTAGCAACAGAATTAGTTGGCAAACGTTTTAGCCATAGTGTTACTCTTTCATCTCTAAACAACCATCAATTCCAAGCAGGGAACATTTATGGCAAACGATTAGTATGTATCAACGATGCTGATGACTATCGAGGGAACATAGAAATACTCAAAAATATTACTGGCGGAGATGAGATTACTATCGAGCATAAATATGAGATGCCTTTCACAGCAACTTATACAGGAATGGTAATGATCACTGCTAATCACCTTGTCTTTAATGCGAGTGATTCAGGATTGGATCGACGTATGATTATTTTTAAGTTCAACCGTCCAGTTCCAAAAGTTGACCCTGATTTTTCAGCAAGTCTTTCTGCACAGATCTCTGGTTTTACTAATTATCTACTTAGTATTCCAGAAGAAGAAATTAATCAGACTTTGATTTACAAGGTTGATGAAAGTGGAATGATAGGTGAGAATGAATTGGAGTTTTTACTACAAACTAATTCTGTTGCTGACTGGTTGAATAATAACTATGTCTACGATCGCAATAATCAAATTCCTATTGGGAAAGACAAAGACCGAACAGATCAACTCTATGGTGATTATTGCAGTTACTGCTACAAAACCAGGTCTAAAATGCTTACTAACAAGCAGTTCAGCCCAGAGATTATCCGTCTAGGAAGAGAAAAACTGGAGAAAGTGAAAACTAGTAGCGGTTTCGTAATTCGTGGGCTTAAACGTGATGATTCGGGAGGAGTAGTCGAAGCTATCATTCGCGAATCTTATTCCAAATAAACTTGTCTTTCTCACCCTGCATACCCTTCACTCCCTGCATTCAGTCCTTGAAAAGCTTATTATGCTAGGACTTAATGAATGCAGGGTCTTTAGGGTGAATGCAGTGAGGACATAACCAAACTGCATCACCCTACAAATTAGTTAAGTTAAAGCTTTCAGCTATCATCAATCACTTCAATGCAGGATGTGGAGGGTGAAAATGAAAAAGGTTTAGTCCTTCAACTTAGTAAGTTTGTCCATTAATAATATTGCTTGATGTAAGCATAAGCCTTTTCAAAAAGTTCTTTATCTTGGTGCAGAGCATATTTAAATAGGGTTTTCCGTAAGGCTTGCTTGACTTCCCGTTCCCCAGCACTGGTTTTCTGCCAACCAGGGAAGCGTACTAAGCGTAATATTTCGTCAATATCATTAACAATTCGCTCCACCATTTTGGGCGTTTGCTCATTACGGACTTCCAAAAATAGCTCTGTCAACGCTGCCTTACCCCGGTCTTCATCTTCCTCTGGCGGTGTGTCTTTTTCTGCTTGCACCAAGTCACGGGCTAAGTCAAGCAAATCCTTTAGGAAGGCTACACTATGAATTTGTCCTTGTTCATGGCGTTCTTTCAAAGCTTCTAGACGCTCTGATAAAGCTCGAAAGCAGGGATTATCAATATGTTGGCGAAGTCTTCTAGCAACTTTAATCTCAATTTCCTTGGCTTTGTTCTTGGGATCTGCGGAATTTAGCACCACCTCTAATAATTCGGCATCCAGGACGATTTCTTCGAGGTCATCACGCACTGCTTCCACACGGACGTTTTGATGAATTAGCTCAATGGTTTTAGCTCCAAGTGCGTGCCAGAGCAGTTTACCCATGCCAGTTGTCGGTTGAACTGAAATGTAAACCTGGGAAAGCCACTTGTAATCAGTTTCATAGTTGACAAGTATGGGATCTGGTGATACTGCTTCCCATAAATTAGCCAGGTAACTGTAATCGGCAGCGAAGTTATCACGCACATCATTGTTGGGTAAACAATCCTGCGCGGCAATTAGTCCTTCATAACCACTAAGGGTACGATCTACTCCTGGGAAATATGCTAGACATTTCTGGACTGCACCAGGAAGTTCGTTCTTTAAGGCACTAATTCCAGAAACAACCTGCTGGAAGCCTTGCTCGTCAAAGTCTAAAGCTTGAGCGACATCATCAAATACGCCAAGATAATCTACTACCAAACCGTGTGTTTTTTTATTGCCGTAGGTGCGATTAGTACGGCAGATGGCTTGGAGTAAGGTATGTGCCTTCAGTGGCTTGTCTAGGTACATCGCCTGAAGGATCGGTGCGTCAAATCCTGTGAGTAATTTTGCGGTGACAACCAGAATTTTTAGTGGATCGTTGGCATCACGGAACCGATCTAAAAGTTTTTCTTCTTGATCGCGACTACGTAGATAAGGTTTTAATCGCTCATCTTTCCCTGTGGCGGAAATAACTATTTCGCTGGCTTCTGGGGGCAGATGTTTATCCAGTTCTGCTTTATATAAAAGACAGCATTCTTGATCGTAGGTAACGACCGGGTGAACGAAAAAAGGTGTGGGGAAGAGCTTAGTT contains the following coding sequences:
- a CDS encoding phage/plasmid primase, P4 family, producing the protein MSSSSEATSSYICARHLEEWVNGSGVSEEITRLNVKTLEDNEEIAQHLDWKKYKHTAGWWCSGINPRNGLPMGKMHGQFKPNEPLKLGSSDKSKPAKYISSKAQHDAICLDTGNRNYWSEIIGNVSIPIFVTEGCKKAGAGLTNGYPTLALCGVDMGLDDGTLVSHLELFANPERNIYLCFDADIVRKTPVRKALIRLANVLCQQKCIVRVVIWEETRGKGMDDFLVTNGKAAFDVEIAKAQDIHEFKRQTVGDQASKSQKGKNNLPAHSVAAEIIASQVTNLKFDSKISRWTQYQNGYWSIAIKESVLQRIVQKLKEIYPDIGFSASYPEGVIKMLIPELLFDAWNEQPKDLLPFKNGVLDLKSKQMMPHSPDYYFRSILDREHDVCATDWNVIEEWMDFVFDNNHDQKRLLLCWYAAVLRGMWKLHRFALITGLGGTGKSTAMKLATELVGKRFSHSVTLSSLNNHQFQAGNIYGKRLVCINDADDYRGNIEILKNITGGDEITIEHKYEMPFTATYTGMVMITANHLVFNASDSGLDRRMIIFKFNRPVPKVDPDFSASLSAQISGFTNYLLSIPEEEINQTLIYKVDESGMIGENELEFLLQTNSVADWLNNNYVYDRNNQIPIGKDKDRTDQLYGDYCSYCYKTRSKMLTNKQFSPEIIRLGREKLEKVKTSSGFVIRGLKRDDSGGVVEAIIRESYSK
- a CDS encoding DEAD/DEAH box helicase gives rise to the protein MPSVLTLAPGMRILCRDAEWLVQRVEASNDAGTEYAVHVVGVDDLVRGHQSIFLTQLDRIEAVNPRKTKLVADNSNGFRRAKLFLEAQLRQMPAAGEEPDLVGLGAFDPMSFQVTSVRRALEQLRPRLLLADAVGLGKTIQVGMILTELMRRGRGDRILVLSKKSMLTQFQAELWNRFSIPLVRLDSQGIAKLRLRIPTNKNPFEIYHRVIISIDTLKDAGRYRHFLESAHWDVVVIDEAHNVAGASVPENHQAHRLARLLSRRADTMLLTTATPHNGKRETFGRLISLLDPSAIPDPRHREYDAEDIRGFYLMRFKEDVRSQIGQELTDRVVVPIGETAIQATDGEEAAYSILGELRQAAQIAKEAGQYSDWRNQRLIQYGLYKQFLSSPESCRSTVAKRVKKIQAENSKSPELPYLKRLEENLKQLSLEDSSRFKLLLEQLRKVGWNGQDSSLRILVFTEYIETQKALAEAVAKEFKLKHSERFEDQAKQAIASISGACPDVHLMAAVEAFGTKTSPVRMMIATDVASEGINLHHQCHHVIHYDLPWSIITLIQRNGRVDRIGQTQSPIIRYLMVETKTGLLKGDSAIFERLINKVEEINRSTRSGESLLKLYDPEKEAEYIAEQGLLKGDRNILELQVVQNQSVSDEAGELESIISVGNTKDDDDLLAFLLGGGKAEGGKEDKKLSNNCSLTLQTNRIRFYKDFEFLQEAYKLLRESNRDYLPIEVEGRMMTLTAPDDLKRRLGQSSQANDIIFGATAIPQEAWQEHDQFRLTDDVERVKLAITAARNTSGYWSKELLCSETHPIMQWLVERLLMQFARGEAPVVISQELEAGELAFCFIGQVPSKAGTPLVVDAHAVRIHRGGKCEIAPLQETLADAGFEKLANTQTPVQLAAGEIFITAAVEASLTYLQNLEKQRQEKIKPLLQQEEQRLKQWSQKRLDIINKRLAEIDPNSASAKKLLSEREEMYKYLRDRQQYWRDTHLLPGESPITRLVMVIEGVKS
- a CDS encoding Arm DNA-binding domain-containing protein; this encodes MKTKTPTGRASKGSVTAILSNGRIQLRFHFAGKRHYISTGYPDTPQHWKLAQLKASEIEKDILCERFDPRI
- a CDS encoding UvrB domain 3-containing protein, with translation MDKHLPPEASEIVISATGKDERLKPYLRSRDQEEKLLDRFRDANDPLKILVVTAKLLTGFDAPILQAMYLDKPLKAHTLLQAICRTNRTYGNKKTHGLVVDYLGVFDDVAQALDFDEQGFQQVVSGISALKNELPGAVQKCLAYFPGVDRTLSGYEGLIAAQDCLPNNDVRDNFAADYSYLANLWEAVSPDPILVNYETDYKWLSQVYISVQPTTGMGKLLWHALGAKTIELIHQNVRVEAVRDDLEEIVLDAELLEVVLNSADPKNKAKEIEIKVARRLRQHIDNPCFRALSERLEALKERHEQGQIHSVAFLKDLLDLARDLVQAEKDTPPEEDEDRGKAALTELFLEVRNEQTPKMVERIVNDIDEILRLVRFPGWQKTSAGEREVKQALRKTLFKYALHQDKELFEKAYAYIKQYY
- the xerC gene encoding tyrosine recombinase XerC, producing MANKTANSAKRILTQINACCNWAVKSQLITNNPFVGMAADIRVPKGESEDTDIDPFSLAERDKIIQTFKSDRHYKYYAPFIEFLFMTGCRPSEAVALQWKHITDDFRTIRFEQAVVESENGLVCKKGLKTQKKRSFPINPKLAGLLQSIKPEGVTGEDKVFPAPKGGWIDTHNLNNRAWNSVLKRLDSNIEYRNLYQTRHTFITAALETPILMPDGGMRMLDAKDIAKLVGTSAKMIYEHYAGARKELFVPEF